The following are encoded together in the Tatumella ptyseos genome:
- the sctE gene encoding type III secretion system translocon subunit SctE encodes MNPRINGSEGFSNSLAIEVDNKKLRRAFDLSRRLGNGHYLKYPQLQSVKEAIQSVKPEQLLTLLTEVQQSMGDSAHTARGDLQEIPYLAPPQGRGEGQLSGNETTKRSASATLIELMGKISQLSTETSLTNLTSQLHSYQAAMQGSSKTYSSLVTQCETQSMKWASAVEVRSAMQTEADALSQRVAQAQSVLATAEQKYNILLTEVVQLGQSLVERQQQREAAKQDVATAQARLEKAHHRLADFTSTSLTPAIQREQGLKATLQSLHTQAQGLLDSLSVQQINAIETYRKQANEQSTTLTFLMALIAKLVETSASDELKASAELKQKLAEASAKDAANKVKEFDEQVRKAEEMQKTMGCVGKIVGWVITAISFTAAAFTGGTSLALAGVGLALAVGDEISYAVTGNSFMADMIQPVMEAVIKPLMETVGQFFTDILQGMGLDHNSAVMAGQIFGAVAAGAILIAGVMVAGSVMSKIFGALMKKLGVEVAEEASKSVAKNVAKTVTQDLAEAVTDKVTNSVANTTIQRLVNSSLGQVMKRISQGIGRGWGVDELNLAKVVNYSETALTGARMLNSTLQVTGEILVADKGVEAAKIRAQLLNTLQIQNLLNEMMERVLNTFSYRIETTQQVIKNIAIVAENQLRAGKSLTEHLRNVAI; translated from the coding sequence ATGAATCCACGAATTAATGGTAGTGAGGGATTTTCAAATTCGTTAGCCATTGAAGTCGATAACAAAAAATTAAGAAGAGCATTTGACTTATCTCGTCGCCTCGGTAATGGCCATTATCTAAAATATCCTCAGCTACAGAGTGTGAAGGAAGCTATTCAGTCGGTAAAACCAGAACAGCTTTTGACCTTACTAACAGAAGTTCAGCAATCGATGGGAGATAGCGCTCACACTGCAAGAGGTGATCTACAAGAAATCCCTTATTTGGCGCCGCCACAAGGTAGGGGGGAGGGGCAGTTAAGCGGTAATGAGACGACGAAGCGCTCTGCGTCGGCAACCCTAATTGAGTTGATGGGTAAAATTTCTCAGCTTTCAACGGAAACTTCTCTTACTAACTTAACGTCTCAACTCCACAGTTACCAAGCCGCGATGCAGGGGAGTAGCAAGACCTATTCATCTCTTGTGACGCAATGTGAAACTCAGAGCATGAAGTGGGCGAGTGCGGTTGAGGTGCGTAGCGCGATGCAAACTGAGGCTGATGCGTTATCGCAACGGGTGGCTCAAGCGCAATCGGTTTTAGCCACGGCTGAGCAAAAGTATAATATTTTACTCACAGAGGTCGTTCAACTTGGACAAAGCCTTGTTGAACGACAACAACAGCGAGAAGCGGCTAAGCAAGACGTAGCCACTGCACAGGCTCGCCTAGAAAAGGCTCACCATCGCTTGGCGGATTTTACGTCAACCTCACTGACACCAGCGATTCAGCGAGAACAGGGATTGAAGGCTACTTTGCAGTCTCTCCATACACAGGCTCAGGGATTACTCGATTCCCTGTCTGTTCAACAAATTAATGCCATTGAAACCTATCGGAAACAAGCCAATGAGCAGTCGACGACGCTCACCTTTCTGATGGCGCTCATCGCAAAACTCGTGGAGACAAGTGCAAGCGATGAATTGAAAGCCTCTGCCGAATTAAAACAAAAACTGGCCGAAGCGTCAGCCAAAGATGCAGCAAACAAGGTTAAAGAGTTTGATGAACAGGTACGCAAAGCGGAAGAAATGCAGAAAACAATGGGCTGCGTGGGAAAAATAGTCGGCTGGGTGATAACGGCAATCAGCTTTACTGCAGCAGCTTTCACAGGGGGAACCTCTCTGGCGTTAGCGGGAGTGGGCTTAGCTCTGGCAGTTGGTGACGAAATTAGTTATGCAGTAACGGGGAACTCTTTTATGGCGGATATGATACAGCCGGTAATGGAGGCTGTGATAAAACCCCTTATGGAAACGGTAGGGCAATTCTTCACCGATATTCTGCAGGGGATGGGGCTCGATCATAATAGCGCAGTCATGGCCGGACAAATTTTTGGGGCGGTGGCTGCGGGAGCCATACTCATTGCTGGCGTAATGGTTGCGGGGAGTGTAATGAGTAAAATTTTCGGGGCCCTTATGAAAAAGCTAGGAGTTGAGGTAGCAGAAGAGGCCAGCAAGAGTGTAGCTAAAAACGTTGCCAAGACTGTCACGCAAGACCTTGCAGAAGCAGTGACCGATAAGGTGACGAATTCAGTCGCGAACACCACGATCCAGCGTTTGGTTAACAGTTCTCTAGGGCAGGTCATGAAGCGAATCAGTCAGGGAATAGGACGAGGTTGGGGAGTCGATGAACTTAACCTAGCGAAAGTGGTTAATTACTCAGAAACAGCCTTAACCGGTGCTCGAATGTTGAATTCAACCTTGCAAGTCACAGGGGAGATACTCGTCGCCGATAAGGGCGTTGAGGCTGCGAAAATACGTGCTCAGCTGCTTAATACGCTTCAGATACAAAATTTACTCAATGAGATGATGGAGCGCGTTCTTAATACGTTCAGTTATCGCATTGAGACAACCCAGCAAGTAATAAAAAACATCGCAATTGTTGCTGAAAATCAATTACGGGCAGGGAAGTCGTTAACTGAACACCTACGCAATGTTGCCATTTAA
- the sicA gene encoding type III secretion system translocator chaperone SicA has translation MENKIPANFLHCEELNESDEEIERYSNSLIEVIQNGATLKDVQGVSNDTMQDIYTLAYEAYQRGNLDDAESLFRFLCIYDFYNSEYPMGLAAVLQLKKSYSKAIDFYALAYSLSKEDYRPMLYAGQCNLMLRQVIQAKRCFEIVNERCSDQRLRHKATAYLSALSKLANNDIQDPE, from the coding sequence GTGGAAAATAAAATTCCTGCTAATTTTCTCCATTGCGAGGAACTAAATGAGAGCGATGAAGAAATTGAAAGGTACTCTAATAGCCTTATAGAAGTGATTCAAAATGGTGCGACGCTGAAGGATGTACAGGGTGTGTCGAATGACACGATGCAAGATATTTATACATTAGCTTATGAGGCCTACCAACGGGGCAATCTCGATGATGCCGAGTCATTATTCCGTTTTCTCTGTATTTATGATTTTTATAATTCGGAATATCCGATGGGGCTTGCAGCAGTATTACAATTAAAAAAAAGTTACAGCAAAGCTATCGATTTTTATGCGTTAGCTTACTCTCTGTCGAAAGAAGATTACCGTCCGATGCTCTATGCAGGCCAGTGTAACCTTATGCTCCGCCAAGTCATTCAAGCCAAGAGATGTTTCGAGATAGTCAACGAACGGTGTAGCGACCAAAGGTTACGTCATAAAGCGACGGCGTATCTTTCAGCGTTATCTAAATTAGCTAACAACGATATTCAGGATCCTGAATAG
- a CDS encoding EscU/YscU/HrcU family type III secretion system export apparatus switch protein gives MAEKSEKPTLKRRKDSAKKGQTFKSKDLTTTIILLIGTAYIAKLMSFRDFISFYTTVLAQDTMGMNDFLLELTRLFFLLSLPFIGLCAVVGYGMTLCQTRFTIAIKAIKLHFNALNPIQGVKKLFSLRTVKECVKSICYLFILILTCYSLISHDLRQALSLYQTDLSGLVTCWRALLVNAILTYIGYSVFILVADFIVEYLLYFKELKMDKHEVKQEYKESEGHPLIKSTRRQAHQELLSGEEMAAVRNAEVVMANPTHIAIAIYFNPEVASLPFIAIRCTHRKAQAVIAYAEKTGVPVVRNIPLARKLYANYRQHSFILMNDEVLFDVMDILIWLRQVEAAGIGEN, from the coding sequence GTGGCAGAAAAATCAGAAAAACCGACCCTTAAGCGGCGTAAAGATTCGGCGAAAAAGGGGCAGACCTTTAAGAGCAAAGATCTGACTACAACAATCATTCTCTTGATAGGGACCGCTTATATTGCAAAGCTAATGAGTTTTAGAGATTTTATTAGCTTTTATACAACGGTACTCGCTCAAGATACCATGGGGATGAATGATTTTTTACTTGAACTGACCCGTCTATTCTTTTTACTCTCATTACCCTTTATTGGACTCTGTGCCGTTGTCGGCTATGGGATGACGTTGTGTCAGACCCGTTTCACCATTGCGATAAAGGCAATAAAACTCCATTTCAACGCGCTCAATCCCATACAAGGAGTAAAAAAACTCTTCAGTCTGCGAACGGTGAAAGAGTGCGTGAAATCCATCTGTTATTTATTCATTCTGATACTGACCTGCTATAGCCTAATTTCCCATGATTTACGCCAAGCATTAAGTCTCTACCAAACGGATCTTAGCGGTTTAGTAACTTGTTGGCGGGCACTATTGGTTAACGCGATACTAACCTATATTGGCTATTCGGTTTTTATTTTAGTCGCTGATTTCATCGTTGAATATTTGCTCTATTTTAAGGAGCTTAAGATGGATAAGCATGAAGTAAAACAGGAGTATAAGGAGAGTGAAGGGCATCCACTGATTAAAAGTACTAGGCGACAAGCTCATCAAGAACTTCTCTCTGGTGAGGAAATGGCTGCCGTGAGAAATGCTGAAGTAGTTATGGCTAACCCTACTCATATTGCTATCGCGATTTATTTTAACCCCGAGGTCGCTTCACTTCCTTTTATTGCGATACGTTGTACCCATCGCAAAGCCCAAGCTGTTATTGCTTATGCGGAAAAAACGGGAGTACCCGTAGTTAGAAATATCCCGCTGGCCCGTAAGCTCTACGCTAATTATCGACAACACAGTTTTATCTTAATGAACGATGAAGTGTTATTCGACGTGATGGATATTCTTATTTGGCTTCGTCAAGTCGAGGCCGCCGGAATTGGTGAGAATTAA
- the sctT gene encoding type III secretion system export apparatus subunit SctT: protein MYALMHYLNFQHNVLTFLTVYARLAIVFYFLPVLGERVLSNLIIKNTVISLTIIGLWPCFETVISEGQGVFLLIVKESVIGLLLALTLCIPFWIAITIGEILDNQRGATLSDSIDPVNGTQSSVLSGFLSFTFGAFFFASGGMLRLIDMLCLSYKLLPRGSSVEGIRWEYAGQCVQIVMQNGLMLAAPVMVVMMVAEMLLGLFARYCPQLNPFSLSLTLKSIIAFVIFALYGFQAMTEKNLPLFSLDSFQGFIL from the coding sequence ATGTATGCTCTTATGCACTATCTTAATTTCCAGCATAATGTATTAACGTTTTTAACGGTCTATGCGCGTTTGGCTATCGTTTTTTATTTCTTGCCTGTATTAGGTGAACGAGTCTTATCGAATCTAATTATAAAAAATACAGTGATTTCCCTAACAATTATTGGGTTATGGCCCTGCTTCGAGACGGTTATAAGCGAGGGACAAGGCGTGTTTCTGCTGATCGTGAAAGAATCTGTTATCGGTCTACTCTTAGCATTGACCCTCTGTATTCCCTTCTGGATTGCCATCACTATAGGAGAAATCCTCGATAACCAACGTGGGGCTACCCTTAGCGACAGTATTGATCCCGTCAATGGTACACAAAGTTCTGTTTTATCGGGTTTTCTAAGCTTTACGTTTGGGGCGTTCTTTTTTGCCAGTGGTGGCATGCTACGGCTGATTGATATGTTGTGTTTAAGCTATAAGCTGTTGCCACGAGGTAGTTCTGTAGAGGGGATCCGCTGGGAATATGCGGGACAGTGTGTACAGATAGTCATGCAAAATGGCCTCATGTTAGCCGCTCCAGTAATGGTGGTGATGATGGTGGCTGAAATGCTCCTCGGCTTATTCGCTCGTTACTGCCCGCAATTGAACCCTTTTTCGCTCTCGTTAACGTTGAAAAGTATTATCGCCTTTGTCATATTTGCTCTTTATGGCTTCCAAGCGATGACAGAGAAAAACCTGCCCCTTTTTTCCCTCGATAGTTTTCAGGGTTTTATCTTGTAG
- the sctS gene encoding type III secretion system export apparatus subunit SctS — protein sequence MNEILFMSHSALLIVLKLTAIPIGFATVVGILVGLFQTVMQIQEQTLPFGLKMIAVFASLFLLLEWFSTEMINFSTQAFFMAFH from the coding sequence ATGAACGAGATCCTTTTTATGAGCCATTCCGCACTGCTCATTGTTCTCAAACTAACGGCGATTCCTATCGGTTTCGCCACGGTTGTCGGCATTCTTGTGGGCTTATTTCAGACTGTGATGCAAATCCAAGAACAAACTTTACCTTTTGGCTTAAAAATGATCGCGGTTTTTGCCAGCCTATTTCTATTACTTGAGTGGTTTTCCACTGAGATGATCAACTTTTCTACCCAAGCGTTTTTTATGGCTTTCCACTAA
- a CDS encoding EscR/YscR/HrcR family type III secretion system export apparatus protein produces MINNDLSLMAILSFFSLLPFIIAGGTCFIKFSIVLIMVRNALGIQQVPSNLTLNGIALILSAFVMMPVCQRVANYIDVHQLDFNHSTSITKLMDEGMEGYREYLVRYSDKALIHYFNRVQQQQFDSSEAEHDDPELVNLPLITLMPAYALSEIQSAFKIAFYLYVPFVVIDMVISSILLALGMMMMSPVTISIPVKLILFVSMDGWSLLTKGLISQYAELITS; encoded by the coding sequence ATGATCAATAATGATCTTTCGTTAATGGCGATACTGTCATTTTTCTCTTTACTTCCCTTCATCATCGCTGGGGGAACCTGTTTTATTAAATTTTCTATCGTCTTAATTATGGTACGAAACGCTCTAGGTATTCAGCAGGTTCCATCGAATTTAACCTTGAATGGTATCGCGCTTATTTTGAGCGCCTTCGTCATGATGCCGGTATGCCAACGTGTCGCCAACTATATAGACGTCCACCAACTCGACTTCAATCACAGCACATCAATAACGAAATTAATGGATGAGGGAATGGAGGGTTATCGAGAATATTTGGTACGTTACTCGGATAAAGCGCTCATTCACTATTTTAATCGTGTTCAGCAGCAGCAATTTGACTCGTCAGAAGCCGAACACGATGATCCCGAACTGGTTAATTTGCCGCTAATTACCCTGATGCCTGCCTATGCACTAAGTGAGATCCAAAGCGCTTTTAAGATAGCCTTTTATCTTTATGTACCGTTTGTCGTGATTGATATGGTGATCTCCAGCATCTTATTGGCCTTAGGTATGATGATGATGAGCCCAGTCACGATTTCCATCCCAGTTAAATTAATCCTCTTTGTGTCAATGGATGGTTGGAGCTTACTCACTAAAGGATTGATCTCGCAATATGCAGAACTGATAACTTCATGA
- a CDS encoding FliM/FliN family flagellar motor switch protein, with product MSLCSYLRKIENQPPLLLALLKQHKGSEIVALGSQTRFVCLVLRSAQNVRAQALLDVDLWLNEMIEQLPELPWQEVPLCHLLPWLKKRQLHFWIEEQYWEVVDIRPCPTPLPEKSLLLVARPCTLHCLDWPVSEQKRHDWWKMKRKIPFQLRFVLGSSQLRLTELMDITLGDLLLIKRSDAFLVVGERRLNRFRNFSNKEVIVEHQCNGQQEAYRQDDESLDDWGSLPVEIEFVLDSQTVTLAELEEIQVGARLTLAPGVEQKIKVFINRKLFACGELVALENGPLAVEVNHIRQSLMNEREHFDDQ from the coding sequence ATGAGTTTATGCAGCTATCTTCGGAAAATAGAAAACCAGCCTCCGCTTTTGTTAGCTTTACTCAAGCAGCATAAGGGCAGTGAGATTGTAGCGCTCGGCTCTCAGACACGATTTGTCTGCCTAGTACTTCGATCTGCGCAAAATGTTCGTGCTCAGGCCTTGCTAGATGTCGACCTCTGGCTAAATGAAATGATAGAGCAACTTCCTGAACTACCTTGGCAGGAAGTCCCTTTGTGTCACTTACTTCCTTGGCTTAAGAAACGTCAACTGCACTTTTGGATTGAAGAGCAATACTGGGAGGTTGTAGATATTCGTCCTTGTCCCACACCGTTGCCTGAAAAATCGCTGTTATTGGTAGCGCGTCCCTGTACTTTGCATTGTCTCGATTGGCCTGTTTCTGAACAGAAGCGACATGATTGGTGGAAGATGAAGAGAAAAATTCCTTTTCAGCTGCGCTTTGTTCTCGGTTCCAGTCAACTACGTCTTACCGAGTTGATGGATATCACCCTTGGGGACTTACTATTAATTAAACGCTCGGATGCCTTTCTAGTCGTGGGAGAACGGCGCCTAAACCGATTTCGTAATTTTTCGAACAAGGAGGTTATCGTGGAACATCAGTGTAATGGACAGCAAGAAGCTTATCGTCAAGATGACGAGTCTTTAGATGATTGGGGCAGCCTACCGGTAGAGATTGAATTTGTACTTGATAGCCAAACGGTGACTCTCGCTGAACTTGAAGAGATTCAGGTGGGGGCGAGATTAACCCTAGCTCCCGGCGTAGAGCAGAAGATTAAGGTATTCATTAATAGAAAATTATTCGCCTGCGGGGAATTGGTTGCCTTGGAAAATGGGCCACTTGCCGTAGAGGTTAATCATATTCGTCAGAGTTTGATGAATGAGAGGGAACATTTCGATGATCAATAA
- a CDS encoding SpaN/EivJ family type III secretion system needle length determinant, with the protein MVMNINKVKSYTEINFEEALGINSFQQWINKKIKKLEPDPFPEIIAVSAILSSRNDLHAMNILNGTLSAADDSASQENHSLIIQPKEEDECRGKKSNLFTPPLIAKDSTVSSLTLGIAGRTPKGVAIKAHSSVPHGREDEPSQMASGPSTEQATQISFPTSVLPPMLPIISLPNLREDSDTFSLTAQQLNRLHPLQTSLKLKTEQNRLEVNYVFQRWPGEHSVNITMPLQNGQGKKITLLPSDSHSAEILSKHLNQLNGFSSRLLDPEQDKDNSRQSRYLPQQDEDQE; encoded by the coding sequence ATGGTGATGAATATAAATAAAGTAAAAAGTTATACCGAAATAAATTTTGAAGAAGCGTTAGGAATTAACAGTTTTCAGCAATGGATAAATAAAAAAATAAAAAAATTGGAGCCTGACCCTTTTCCTGAAATTATTGCTGTATCAGCGATATTATCCTCGAGAAATGATCTCCACGCGATGAATATACTCAACGGAACCCTATCCGCTGCGGACGACTCTGCTTCTCAAGAAAATCATTCACTGATTATTCAACCTAAAGAGGAGGATGAGTGTCGCGGTAAAAAATCCAATTTATTCACACCGCCGCTTATCGCTAAAGATTCTACAGTATCATCGTTAACGCTGGGTATTGCAGGGCGTACTCCCAAGGGAGTTGCAATAAAGGCTCATTCAAGTGTACCGCATGGCAGGGAAGATGAACCTTCTCAAATGGCCTCTGGTCCCTCTACAGAGCAAGCTACGCAGATCTCGTTTCCGACCAGCGTACTACCGCCTATGCTTCCGATAATATCTTTACCTAACCTCCGAGAGGACTCTGATACATTCTCCCTAACAGCTCAGCAACTGAATCGTCTTCATCCCCTCCAAACATCGCTGAAGCTAAAAACCGAACAAAATAGGTTAGAGGTTAACTATGTTTTTCAACGTTGGCCTGGTGAGCACTCCGTAAACATTACGATGCCTTTGCAGAATGGGCAGGGAAAAAAAATCACCTTATTACCTTCTGACAGTCACTCCGCTGAGATCCTCTCGAAGCATCTCAACCAGTTAAATGGGTTTTCCTCACGGTTATTAGATCCAGAGCAGGACAAGGATAATTCCCGGCAGTCTAGATATCTGCCTCAGCAGGATGAGGATCAGGAATGA
- a CDS encoding type III secretion system protein, with product MNVWRRSKEIICLLERQQNVLKNDLADLEYQLAIMVGTQARYQQQLDQLAAKLKSIIPSGRLSQKDMYEKLREQGVILTHQQSLLIKMNELIEERYNLEQFIKKQRLSFLRVGKKIYRVDNYLRSHRREYLRRKDNLADNDIMESVIYGDEYK from the coding sequence ATGAATGTCTGGCGGAGAAGTAAGGAGATTATTTGTCTCCTTGAACGTCAACAAAACGTTTTGAAAAATGATCTTGCAGATCTCGAATACCAATTAGCCATTATGGTCGGCACGCAAGCGCGATACCAACAACAATTGGATCAGCTCGCAGCAAAGCTTAAGTCGATAATTCCTTCTGGACGATTATCTCAAAAAGATATGTATGAAAAGCTAAGAGAACAAGGGGTAATACTGACTCATCAGCAATCTTTATTAATTAAAATGAATGAGTTAATAGAGGAAAGATATAACCTTGAGCAGTTTATAAAAAAGCAACGTTTATCGTTTTTAAGGGTGGGTAAGAAAATTTATCGGGTTGATAATTATTTACGGTCTCATCGTCGAGAATATCTTCGGCGAAAAGATAACTTGGCGGATAATGACATAATGGAGAGCGTTATCTATGGTGATGAATATAAATAA
- the sctN gene encoding type III secretion system ATPase SctN — protein sequence MVEKCLVSLAHPLRIQGSVVEAHLPKTQIGEICEIQKSLVETEILGYAQVIGFTRTQTFLSLFTDNRGFSRENIIIPTGKPFRINVDDTLAGAIMDATGTLRGRLDEAPLQTQSGSTSVDTVQPPRDFTHRKPINEPLITGVRAIDGLLTCGVGQRIGIFAAAGCGKTSLMRMIVEQSEANIYVIGLVGERGREVTEFVKELRASPRRNRIILIYATSDSSSVERCNAAQIATTVAEYFSNQGKSVLLFIDSITRYARALRDVALSMGEMPARRGYPASVFDALPKLLERPGCFITGSITAFYTVLIEDEEELDVIGDEVRSILDGHIYLSRKLAAQGHYPAIDIMQSISRVFSEVTDIAHQQLAGQFRKDWSTQQSMQLYLDLGEYRRGENSENDAALDRKSAMQLFLKQELMERSNKRTCLEKLYECLAEK from the coding sequence GTGGTCGAAAAATGTTTAGTTTCTCTCGCCCACCCTTTGCGTATACAGGGCAGTGTGGTGGAAGCTCATTTACCTAAAACACAAATTGGTGAGATTTGCGAGATTCAAAAATCGCTGGTAGAGACGGAAATATTGGGGTATGCCCAAGTTATAGGTTTTACTCGCACACAGACCTTTTTAAGTCTATTCACTGATAACCGGGGATTCTCGCGTGAGAACATCATCATCCCTACGGGTAAACCCTTTCGTATTAACGTTGACGATACCCTCGCGGGAGCAATTATGGATGCGACGGGAACCCTACGGGGACGTTTAGATGAGGCACCTCTTCAGACGCAAAGCGGCTCAACGTCAGTGGATACCGTGCAACCTCCACGTGATTTTACCCATCGCAAACCGATCAACGAGCCCTTAATAACAGGAGTCAGGGCGATAGATGGATTGTTAACCTGTGGAGTTGGGCAGCGTATAGGGATTTTCGCGGCAGCGGGCTGCGGAAAAACGTCACTGATGCGTATGATTGTTGAACAGTCGGAGGCAAACATCTATGTGATTGGCCTTGTTGGTGAACGTGGCAGAGAAGTCACTGAGTTTGTAAAAGAACTGCGCGCTTCCCCTCGTCGAAATCGAATTATTCTTATCTATGCGACCTCTGACAGCTCCAGCGTTGAGCGTTGTAATGCCGCCCAGATAGCGACGACAGTGGCTGAGTATTTTAGTAATCAAGGGAAAAGCGTTCTGTTATTCATCGATTCGATAACCCGTTATGCGCGAGCACTTCGAGATGTCGCGTTAAGTATGGGCGAAATGCCTGCCCGGCGAGGCTACCCTGCTTCTGTTTTTGACGCCTTACCTAAATTGCTTGAACGCCCTGGCTGTTTTATCACCGGATCAATTACCGCCTTTTATACGGTGCTGATTGAAGATGAGGAGGAGTTAGATGTTATCGGTGATGAAGTCCGTTCTATACTCGATGGCCACATTTACCTAAGTCGAAAATTGGCGGCACAGGGGCACTATCCTGCGATCGATATTATGCAGAGTATTAGCCGTGTCTTTTCTGAGGTTACCGATATCGCTCATCAACAGCTTGCGGGGCAATTTCGCAAAGATTGGTCAACGCAGCAAAGCATGCAGCTCTATTTGGATCTTGGGGAATATCGCCGGGGGGAGAACTCAGAAAATGATGCGGCACTTGATAGAAAATCGGCTATGCAGCTTTTCCTTAAACAAGAGCTTATGGAGCGGTCGAATAAAAGAACCTGTTTAGAGAAACTCTATGAATGTCTGGCGGAGAAGTAA